GTGCATCGGTGGAGCGAGGGTTGCCCAGCGATCGTTCATTGCTGTGGTGTCTGGCCTGGTCGGGAACGATCGGCGTGGCTCTCAGCCTGCTGCAGCGGCGACGTTCAGGCAGTGCGCTGCCTGAAATGTCGGAGACGCTCGCTGAACTGAGAAAACCGGAAGGATTGAACACGCGTCACGGCCTCAGGCAAATCATCGGAGGAATACTGGCCCTCGCCGGCGGAGGAACACTGGGACCGGAGGCGTTGATGACACGCCTCGTCGCGGTCGCGAGCCACACGGTCTGGAAAGGCGCGGATCGTGACCTTGTGGCTGCTGCGATGGCTGGATCCCTGGGATTGTTCCGTTCACCTCTGGTGGGCAGCGCAGCCTTGGCTGGACGTCAGTGGCAGCTGATCTGGCGATGGCTGCCAGGAACCATCGGGGGATTGGCCGGTTTCGTGGCCTTCAACGGTTTGAGTGACCTGGGCGCTGGGATGCGTGGCGTGTCCTACGCCTGGCCCTCTGATCCCTCACAACGATTGAGCGCCTTGCTGGCATCCCTACTCGCCGGGCTCGCGGGTTGGTTGGCGGGCCAGTTGATCAAACGCTGGCGGCAGTGGCTTCAACAGTTAGAGCTTCTGGAACGCTTCTGGTGGATACCGATCGGCACAGGTCTGCTGATCGGACTCTGCCTGTGGGGTTTACCACTGGCGGGCTTTTCCGGGGAAAACCAGTTGAGACCCCTCGTGATGAACGAATGGAGGCTGGATACAAACGTGCTGATGTTGTCGGCCCTGGCCAAGTTACTGATGGTCGGCCTTTGTCTGGAGACCGGATGGAGAGGCGGCCAGTTTTTTCCGGTGATCCTGGCCAGCAGCGCGCTGGGGATGGGGCTACACCAATGGATGCCATGGATCGGCAGCATCGACAGCTGGAGTGCTGGTGTTGTCGGGGGGTGCCTTGCGGTGCTGCTCCCCTCGCCACTGCTCGGACTGTTGCTCGGCCTCACTCTGTTGCAGGGCCATGGAGCAGGAGCGCTGGTGATCGGCCTGCTGGTGGGGCTGAGCCTGCAGCGGAGGCACTGAGTGGGAATCCTGGCCGGATTGGTTGCAGCACTGGCCTGGACTCTGGCGAGCAGTCTTTGGCGAGGTCTATCCACCTCCCTCAGCGCGATTCAACTCAACGGGCTGAAGAATCTGATCGCCTGCGCAGCATTGCTGCCGGTGCTGGTCACACTCCCCTGGAACGGAGAGGTGAAGAGCCTGATGCTGCTGCTGATCAGTGGTGGATTGGGAATCTCACTGGGAGACAGCTTTTATCTCGCTGCACTGCGGCGTCTAGGCACCCGCAGAACACTCACCCTGGAGTCGCTCGCCCCCGTCGCAGCAGCTGCGGGAGGTTGGTTCGCCATGGGAGAGCAGCTCTCTGTTCAGGGCTGGGCTGGTGCATTGCTGGTCACGATCTCCGTGGTGTTGGTTGCCCTGCAGCAACCTCCTGACGCCACACGACTGCTCGACCGAAGCCGCCGTGTTCAGGCGCAGGGCTTGGTGCTTGGCTTGCTGGCCGTGGTCTGCGGTGTGGCAGGCGCCGCCGTCTCGCGCACTGTCCTGATCAACAGTGAGCTAACACCTCTGCAAAGTGCTGCCTGCCGTCTGCTGGGAGGACTGCTGCTGCTGCTTCCCTGGCTGCGGCTGGCAGCCAGATTTCCGCGGCCACGACCGCGCAGTGTGCGCTGGCCGCGGGTGCTGGCTGCAACAGTGCTGGGAACCGTTCTGGGGATCCTGCTGCAACAGGTGGTGCTGCAGAGGTTGCCTCTTGGCATTGGCATCACAGTGCTGAGCACGGCACCGGTGATGGCCCTGCTGGTGGCCCGTGCCGAGGGGGATCAGCTGAAACCGTCGGTGCTCTTGGCCTCGACCCTCGCCGTGACAGGCGTTGGTCTTGCAGTGCTGAGCTGAGTGGTCAAGCGCTCGGCTGAACCAGCACATTGACTAGCGTCACTCCGCTTGGAGCGTTCGAAGATGACAGACGCAGCCACTTATCTCGGGGCCAATGGTTGGCTGCTGGAGATCGCTGGACTAAGGGTGCTGCTGGACCCATGGCTCAGTGGTGCGCTGGTGTTTCCACCGGGTGCCTGGTTGCTGAAAGGTGAGATGCCGAAACTGATGCCAATACCGGATCAACTGGATCTGCTTTTGCTCACGCAAGGGCTTCCGGATCATGCCCATCCGGAAACGCTTCAGGCGCTGTCGAAGCGGATCCCCGTGGTGGCATCAGCAGCTGCCGCTCGTGTGGTCAAGCGTTTGGGATTTGAGGCCATCACCGAGCTGCAACCCGGTGAAACCTCCACCATCGCTGGTCTGAAGATCCGCGCCACCGCAGGTGCAGCAGTCCCGGCGGTGGAAAATGGCTACCTGCTCGATTGGCCCGAGGGGTCCCTGTATCTCGAACCACATGGTGTTTTGGATCCTGCGATCGATCAGCGCAGCGTCGACACCCTGATCACCCCGGTGGTGGATCTTGGCTTGCCGATGCTGGGAGCATTCATCACAGGCGCAAGCGTGATGCCTGATCTGATCAGCCGCTTCCAACCCAAGACCGTGCTGGCCAGCACCACAGGTGGCGATGTGAAGTTCAGCGGGATGATCAGCAGCCTTCTGAACGCTGCTGACGCTTCGGCAGATTGTGGCGATCTCCCCGAAGACTGCACACTGATCACACCCACAGTGGGGCGGGCGATCCCATTGCCGTCAGAGTCGCGCTAAAGAGAAAGCAGCGAAGGCCATGGCATGGCGTTGGATCAACGGCTGACGCACCTGGAGATCAACACACACGGAACGGGCTTCACTCCCCTGAACCAACAACTGAATCAATGCGTGAGCCAATCCGGACTGATCAACGGCGTGATGCATCTCACCTGCCTGCACACCAGTTGCAGCCTCACCATCAATGAAAACGCGGACCCACGGGTTCTCGAAGATCTGGCGGCCTGGATGAATGCAATGGTGCCTCAGGACGGAGCTGGGCCTTGCGGACCTGATGGCAGACGTCGCCGTTACTTGCACGACGACGAAGGTGATGACGACATGCCAGCCCATATCCGCACAGCGCTCACCACCCAGACCATGAGCCTCAGCATTGAGAACGGGCGACTGCTGTTGGGAACCTGGCAGGCGGTCTATCTCTGGGAACATCGCTCATCCCCGCATCACAGACGACTGGCCTGTCATCTGATCGGAAACATGGCAGACCCATCAAGCACTCGAAGTCAGCTCTCAGCATCAGGCAGAAACGCCACGGCGACCCTGCTGGCTCGCCGCAACGGCCAAAGACTGAATGATGTCGTTCAAGCGCGCCACGTTCCCGGGGCATGGGCTGAGGACGGTGGGATTGAGACAGATGTGGATCTGCTGATTGACCGGTTGCATGAGATCTCCGATCAAGCGCAATGATCGCTCAACCCAGCGCCAGGAGCACCAGCAGAGTGCTTCTGGCGGGCCTGATCGGCAACGTGATGGAGTGGTACGACTTCGCCCTCTACGGCTACTTCGCGACCACCATCGGCAGGGAATTCTTCCCCTCCAGTGATCCAGCCGCCTCACTGATCGGCGCCTTCGGGGCCTTTGCTGCCGGATTTCTGGTGCGACCGCTTGGGGGGATGGTGTTCGGTCGAATCGGCGATCTGGCTGGAAGGCAGCGTGCTCTGCAACTGTCGGTGATGGTGATGGCCATACCCACCGTGCTGCTGGGTCTGCTGCCGACGCATCAGCAGATCGGCATCGCTGCTCCGATTGCGGTTGTCCTGCTTCGCATTGTTCAGGGGTTGTCGGTGGGGGGCGAGTACACCAGCTCCGTTGTTTTTCTCAGCGAAAACGCCCCATCCCGTCAACGTGGTTTCTATGCGATCTGGGGGCTCTGGGGATCCGTGCTGGGAATGTTGCTCGGCTCCGGCTTCGGTGATCTGCTGTCCCACACACTCAACCCAGCCCAGCTGGCAAACTGGGGATGGCGGCTGCCTTTCCTGCTTGGAGCACTGGTGGCCACAAGCGGGGTTGTGATCCGCAAAGGCATTGGTGCTGAGTTGGACGCACCGCGAACCAACTCGCCGATTCGGGAAACCTTTGGTCGCTACCGCCTGCAGGTGCTGCGCGTCATGGCTCTGAACATCGCTAGCAGCGTCGGGTATTACGCCGTGTTCGTCTACTCGGTGAGCTACATGGAAGAGGTCGATCACCTCAGCACCGCAACATCCCTGAGCCTGAACACCGGCGTCCTGGCTGTACTGCTGATGCTGTATCCGGTTTCAGCGTGGCTCTCCGACCGCATCGGACGCAAACCCATGCTGATCAGCGGAGCATCACTGCTCTGTTTTGGAGCCCTGCCATTGTTCAGGCTCATGCACAGCGGTGATCCTCAGCGAGTGCTTTGGGGAGAACTGGGGCTGACGTTGGCTGTGGCTCTGCTTGCAGGTGGCAAAAATCCCGCCAACGTGGAACTCATGCCTGCCGCGGTTCGCTGCACCGGCCTGGCCGTGGCATTCAATGTTGCAGAAGGTTATTTCGGCGGAACCACCCCACTGATTGCAACCTGGTTGATTGCTCAAACCGGGAATCCTCTGTTACCGGGGGCATGGGTCGCCTTCAGCGGACTGTGCACGCTCATCACGGCATGCGCATTCACACGCGAAACCGCATTTCGTCCGCTGTCGACTGAGACAGCCTGATAGGAGCTTGCTACAAGAGGGCAGAAGCCGTTCAGCTGCCATGAATCCAGAAGGGGAAATCTGGCCTGTCGTGCTGATTGCAGCGAGTGTTGTGATGCTCTGGTTGATCCTCTCTGTCACCAGCTCGGGAAGCTTCGAAGTTGTGGGTGCAGGTTGATGTGTCTTCTTGCGGGGCTTGGACTGATTGCGCCACGCCTGATCCTGATTCTGCTTTGGCTGTTCAGTCCTGAAGTTGTGCTTGGGCCCTTTGCTGACCTGGCGATACCCAATCCAATCATTCCGATTCTGGGCCTTCTGTTTCTGCCCACAACGACTCTGGGCATCTGCTGGGCAACCGTTTCATTCGGAGGAGTGCAATCGTTCAGTGGATTGCTGATTGTTCTGATCAGCCTTGTGATCGATGCGGGGCTGATCGGCAATGGCAGAGGCATCGCCAGACGTTGACGGTCAGCGGTCCTGCCCACCGTCCATCGTGCGACGAACAAGATATTGAGTGATCGCAAGAAAAGCCAGAAAGCCACCAGCGACAAGCAGGAGCAGCACGCGATGTCGATCAGAAACGTTGCTGCAAAAGCCTATTGAGCCTGCCCCTCATCCGATTGAGCTGTGCACGTTCCTTCTCATTGCGGTCAATCTGGCGAAATGACACGACAAACACGGTCGTTGTGAAAGCCACTCCAACCGCGAACATGCTGAGCAGCAGGGGATCTAACGTTTCCATGGGAGGGCAAAGGAACGTTGGAAGCAAGATTAAATGAAGCCAGCACACCGATGCCTGGCTCAAATCCATGCTCTGTCGAACACAATGGATGCCATTGGATTGAACAATGCCATCTGAAGGTTTCCTGGACGGCAAGACACTGCATCTGAAGGCGGCGAGCGATGCCAGAGTCGCCGAAAGAGTGGCGGGCCACCTTCGCAGACGCATCGCGGAAGATGACTGGCGCCCCTACAAATCAAAAGAGGAAGCGCTGCAGGCCTGGAGTCGACTCGGCGGCATTCGCCTGCAGGTCATGCAGGCCCTAGGCCTGCTGAACACTCCAGACAGTGGGTCACGAGGTGAGCGCTGACATACAAGAAGTGACAACAGCACCCAAGTGATGCCATGACATGTACAGCTGGCGAGCCATGGATTGAACTCAACACAGGTGCTGATCCAACAACCCGAGGAAGACACCTTGATCGATGCCCTGCGGGGGTGCAAAAGCGTTGCTAAACTAAAGACGCTCGAACAACGACAGGCCAGCACTGATTCAGTCCCACTGTTCGACTGGATCTGCGATCTGCTGGTGCAACGGCGGATCTCCAGGGGACTAGCTGCAAGGCTTCTTGGCCAACTGCACAACCGGTGATCTGAGCCGAAAAGCTGATCTCAGAGGCGAACGCCGCGGACAGAAACACCTGAAACACAAAGACACGCTGCGGCTGCCAGACGAAGCATGCCCTTGTGCTTTTTGCCGCAACCTCACGCGAACATGTTTGCAAAAATAGATGAAGTTACGTAAAGACCATGACAGATCAGCAGGCTGAACCCAAAAGCGCTATGGAAGAAACCTTCGGGATGGAAACCTGGGTAGACGGCGAAACCTGGAATGGCCGACTAGCGATGCTCGGCTTTGTGGTGGCGATTGCCATTGAGGTGGCTGCAGGACAGTCACTGCTGCCAAAAGTCTGGTGACGACAAACGTTGACCAGATCCAGGCGTCCTGACCCTTTAAGCGCAACGCCGACTCAGGACGAAACAAGAAACTCAACTGACAAAACCCTGGCTCACAACCAGGGGTTTTGTTTTTTGTATTGCAGAAGCCTGGTTTACCTACACTGAGCGGTCGTCAAGCAATCAAATCATTGACGCAAGTGAGCTGAAATCAAGTTTCTGAATAAGGAGTTGTAAAAACAGCTTGATCGTCCTCGAAAGGTCAAACACCAATCAGTCCAGACCATCGTAAACGAATGTAACCATTCAAGAGCCAGTTCCACGCGAAGACAACAAGATGGTCTAACTCTTACAACAAAAATGGAAAACAGTTTAAGCAATCATCTTGCAAAACTATTACACTCTACTCAGGAGTATTCCAGCGAAGAATGCAATGGAGGT
Above is a window of Synechococcus sp. BIOS-E4-1 DNA encoding:
- a CDS encoding MBL fold metallo-hydrolase — protein: MTDAATYLGANGWLLEIAGLRVLLDPWLSGALVFPPGAWLLKGEMPKLMPIPDQLDLLLLTQGLPDHAHPETLQALSKRIPVVASAAAARVVKRLGFEAITELQPGETSTIAGLKIRATAGAAVPAVENGYLLDWPEGSLYLEPHGVLDPAIDQRSVDTLITPVVDLGLPMLGAFITGASVMPDLISRFQPKTVLASTTGGDVKFSGMISSLLNAADASADCGDLPEDCTLITPTVGRAIPLPSESR
- a CDS encoding chlorophyll a/b-binding protein; protein product: MTDQQAEPKSAMEETFGMETWVDGETWNGRLAMLGFVVAIAIEVAAGQSLLPKVW
- a CDS encoding chloride channel protein, giving the protein MPKSLLQGTARALLAGAAGGGLAALVVSSTLMLQRWVWGASVERGLPSDRSLLWCLAWSGTIGVALSLLQRRRSGSALPEMSETLAELRKPEGLNTRHGLRQIIGGILALAGGGTLGPEALMTRLVAVASHTVWKGADRDLVAAAMAGSLGLFRSPLVGSAALAGRQWQLIWRWLPGTIGGLAGFVAFNGLSDLGAGMRGVSYAWPSDPSQRLSALLASLLAGLAGWLAGQLIKRWRQWLQQLELLERFWWIPIGTGLLIGLCLWGLPLAGFSGENQLRPLVMNEWRLDTNVLMLSALAKLLMVGLCLETGWRGGQFFPVILASSALGMGLHQWMPWIGSIDSWSAGVVGGCLAVLLPSPLLGLLLGLTLLQGHGAGALVIGLLVGLSLQRRH
- a CDS encoding secondary thiamine-phosphate synthase enzyme YjbQ, which translates into the protein MALDQRLTHLEINTHGTGFTPLNQQLNQCVSQSGLINGVMHLTCLHTSCSLTINENADPRVLEDLAAWMNAMVPQDGAGPCGPDGRRRRYLHDDEGDDDMPAHIRTALTTQTMSLSIENGRLLLGTWQAVYLWEHRSSPHHRRLACHLIGNMADPSSTRSQLSASGRNATATLLARRNGQRLNDVVQARHVPGAWAEDGGIETDVDLLIDRLHEISDQAQ
- a CDS encoding DMT family transporter, which codes for MGILAGLVAALAWTLASSLWRGLSTSLSAIQLNGLKNLIACAALLPVLVTLPWNGEVKSLMLLLISGGLGISLGDSFYLAALRRLGTRRTLTLESLAPVAAAAGGWFAMGEQLSVQGWAGALLVTISVVLVALQQPPDATRLLDRSRRVQAQGLVLGLLAVVCGVAGAAVSRTVLINSELTPLQSAACRLLGGLLLLLPWLRLAARFPRPRPRSVRWPRVLAATVLGTVLGILLQQVVLQRLPLGIGITVLSTAPVMALLVARAEGDQLKPSVLLASTLAVTGVGLAVLS
- a CDS encoding MFS transporter encodes the protein MIAQPSARSTSRVLLAGLIGNVMEWYDFALYGYFATTIGREFFPSSDPAASLIGAFGAFAAGFLVRPLGGMVFGRIGDLAGRQRALQLSVMVMAIPTVLLGLLPTHQQIGIAAPIAVVLLRIVQGLSVGGEYTSSVVFLSENAPSRQRGFYAIWGLWGSVLGMLLGSGFGDLLSHTLNPAQLANWGWRLPFLLGALVATSGVVIRKGIGAELDAPRTNSPIRETFGRYRLQVLRVMALNIASSVGYYAVFVYSVSYMEEVDHLSTATSLSLNTGVLAVLLMLYPVSAWLSDRIGRKPMLISGASLLCFGALPLFRLMHSGDPQRVLWGELGLTLAVALLAGGKNPANVELMPAAVRCTGLAVAFNVAEGYFGGTTPLIATWLIAQTGNPLLPGAWVAFSGLCTLITACAFTRETAFRPLSTETA